A genome region from Mycolicibacterium litorale includes the following:
- a CDS encoding [protein-PII] uridylyltransferase, whose product MTERPPRSAAGAPRWTAPAAASLRPATDLVKATQQLLAGGPRQLDTAALRDALLDLYEFWLGTKATEIGITATSGFAIVATGGLGRGELLPYSDLDLMLLHDNMPADVVSQVAELLWYPLWDANIRLDHSVRTVPEALKVAGEDISAGLAMLEVRHIAGDADLSSLLVGGARRQWRTGIAPRFAELVEHTQARWRRSGEIAHRAEPDLKSGRGGLRDVQLLNALAIAQLADVYPSPALASPTGTLGGAHLALLNVRTELHRISGRGRDLLLAQYADEIGAALRIGDRFDLARMLSDAARTISYYVDAGLRTAANALPRRGFAALRRPVRRPLDEGVVEYAGEVILARDARPGRDPGLILRVAAASAATGMPMAVSTLSRLAETAPELRTPWPRQALKDLLVMLGVGPAVVSTVEALDRTGLWGRLFPEWGAVRDLPPRDVVHIWTVDRHLVETVSRASALTTRVSRPDLLVLGALCHDIGKGRGGDHSVIGAELAEQIGTRLGMWPSDIELLSKMVRYHLLLPDTATRRDLQDPKVIDGVVHKLGGDPVLLELLHALAEADSLATGPGVWGDWKASLIGDLVRRCRLVMAGEPLPQPDPIEPRHLELAGQVGVHVELTAADSPHIHHVTMIAPDRRGLLSKAAAVLALNSLRVHSASVNSHQGSAINTFVVSPHFGTPPAAGLLRQQFILALDGDLDVLGELERREREAAQYGTTRAGEILAAVPANHVPAPPRVLWSTGASPSEFVVQVRTIDRAGLLARLTAVFERDGVDVAWAKVTTLGASVVDVFGIVVPALAAGTDAERQAIRADLERDLYAVLPTPPPPPKPAEQAS is encoded by the coding sequence ATGACAGAACGACCACCACGATCCGCCGCCGGCGCCCCCAGATGGACGGCGCCGGCGGCGGCCTCGTTGCGGCCCGCCACCGATCTGGTGAAGGCCACCCAGCAGCTCCTGGCCGGCGGACCCCGTCAACTCGACACCGCCGCACTGCGCGACGCGCTGCTCGATCTGTACGAATTCTGGCTGGGCACAAAGGCAACCGAGATCGGCATCACCGCGACCAGTGGCTTCGCCATCGTCGCGACGGGTGGGCTGGGCCGCGGTGAGCTGTTGCCCTATTCCGATCTCGATCTGATGCTGCTGCACGACAACATGCCCGCCGATGTCGTGAGCCAGGTCGCCGAGCTGCTCTGGTATCCGTTGTGGGACGCCAACATTCGGCTCGACCACAGTGTGCGGACCGTGCCCGAGGCGCTGAAGGTCGCCGGCGAGGACATCTCGGCCGGGCTCGCGATGCTGGAGGTGCGCCACATCGCCGGAGACGCCGATCTGTCGTCACTGCTCGTCGGGGGCGCGCGCAGGCAGTGGCGCACCGGAATCGCCCCGCGCTTCGCCGAACTCGTCGAGCACACCCAGGCGCGCTGGCGGCGCAGCGGTGAGATCGCCCACCGCGCCGAGCCGGACCTCAAATCCGGCCGCGGCGGCCTGCGCGACGTCCAACTGCTCAACGCGCTGGCCATCGCCCAGTTGGCCGATGTCTATCCCAGCCCGGCGCTCGCCTCGCCGACGGGCACCCTCGGCGGCGCGCATCTGGCGCTGCTCAACGTGCGCACCGAACTGCACCGCATCTCCGGGCGCGGCCGGGATCTCCTGCTGGCCCAGTACGCCGACGAGATCGGGGCGGCGCTGCGCATCGGTGACCGCTTCGACCTGGCCCGCATGCTCAGCGATGCGGCGCGCACCATCAGCTACTACGTCGACGCCGGGCTGCGCACGGCCGCCAACGCGCTGCCGCGCCGCGGATTCGCCGCGTTGCGCAGGCCCGTGCGCCGACCCCTCGACGAAGGTGTCGTGGAGTACGCCGGTGAGGTCATCCTCGCCCGCGACGCCCGGCCCGGGCGCGACCCCGGGCTGATCCTGCGGGTCGCCGCGGCCTCGGCGGCCACCGGCATGCCGATGGCGGTGTCCACGTTGAGCCGGCTGGCCGAGACCGCACCCGAACTGCGCACCCCGTGGCCGCGTCAGGCACTCAAGGATCTGCTCGTGATGCTCGGGGTGGGCCCCGCGGTGGTGTCGACCGTCGAGGCGCTGGACCGCACCGGACTGTGGGGGCGGCTCTTCCCCGAGTGGGGCGCGGTGCGCGACCTGCCGCCCCGCGACGTGGTGCACATCTGGACGGTCGACCGGCATCTGGTCGAAACAGTCTCGCGCGCAAGCGCTTTGACTACTCGTGTGTCACGTCCCGATCTACTGGTGCTTGGCGCGCTGTGCCATGACATCGGCAAGGGCCGCGGCGGCGACCACAGCGTCATCGGCGCCGAACTCGCCGAGCAGATCGGCACCCGGCTGGGGATGTGGCCCTCGGACATCGAGCTGTTGTCGAAGATGGTGCGCTACCACCTGCTGTTGCCCGACACCGCGACGCGGCGGGACCTGCAGGATCCGAAGGTCATCGACGGCGTCGTGCACAAACTCGGCGGTGACCCGGTGCTCCTGGAACTGCTGCACGCGCTCGCCGAGGCGGACTCGCTGGCCACCGGACCCGGGGTGTGGGGCGACTGGAAGGCCTCGCTGATCGGCGACCTGGTGCGGCGCTGCCGGCTGGTGATGGCCGGCGAACCGCTCCCGCAGCCCGATCCGATCGAGCCGCGTCACCTCGAACTGGCCGGTCAGGTGGGTGTCCACGTCGAGCTGACCGCGGCCGACAGCCCGCACATCCACCACGTGACGATGATCGCCCCCGACCGGCGCGGTCTGCTGTCGAAGGCCGCCGCCGTGCTGGCGCTCAACTCGCTGCGCGTGCACTCCGCGTCGGTCAACAGCCATCAGGGTTCGGCGATCAACACCTTCGTGGTGTCGCCCCACTTCGGGACGCCACCCGCGGCCGGGCTCCTGCGCCAGCAGTTCATCCTCGCGCTCGACGGGGACCTCGACGTGCTCGGGGAGCTGGAACGCCGCGAGCGGGAGGCGGCCCAGTACGGCACCACCAGGGCGGGGGAGATCCTCGCGGCGGTTCCGGCGAACCACGTGCCTGCCCCGCCCCGCGTCCTGTGGTCCACCGGCGCGTCGCCGAGCGAGTTCGTCGTGCAGGTCCGCACCATCGACCGCGCCGGCCTGTTGGCGCGGCTGACCGCGGTGTTCGAACGCGACGGTGTGGACGTGGCGTGGGCGAAGGTGACGACGCTCGGCGCCTCGGTGGTCGACGTGTTCGGCATCGTGGTTCCTGCGCTGGCCGCGGGCACCGACGCCGAGCGACAGGCGATCCGCGCCGACCTCGAGCGCGACCTGTACGCGGTGCTGCCCACTCCGCCCCCGCCGCCCAAACCGGCCGAACAGGCGAGCTGA
- a CDS encoding P-II family nitrogen regulator yields the protein MKLITAIVKPFTLEDVKTGLEQTGILGMTVSEVQGYGRQKGHTEVYRGAEYSVDFVPKVRVEVIVDDSAVDKVVDVIVQAARTGKIGDGKVWVSPVDTVVRVRTGERGADAL from the coding sequence ATGAAGCTGATCACTGCGATCGTCAAGCCGTTCACGCTCGAAGACGTCAAGACCGGGCTCGAGCAGACGGGCATTCTGGGGATGACCGTCAGCGAGGTGCAGGGCTACGGCAGGCAGAAGGGCCACACCGAGGTCTACCGGGGAGCCGAGTACTCCGTCGATTTCGTGCCCAAGGTCCGTGTCGAGGTGATCGTCGACGACTCCGCCGTGGACAAGGTCGTCGACGTCATCGTGCAGGCGGCCCGCACCGGCAAGATCGGTGACGGCAAGGTGTGGGTGAGCCCCGTCGACACCGTGGTCCGGGTGCGTACCGGCGAGCGGGGGGCAGACGCCCTCTGA